The following are from one region of the Chanos chanos chromosome 10, fChaCha1.1, whole genome shotgun sequence genome:
- the marc1 gene encoding mitochondrial amidoxime-reducing component 1, giving the protein MEIKEILTKVFDTNKKVVIYVSAASLALLGLGLGYKYLRKPKLTPVGVISQLIIHPLKSGKGVLVDAAECQLMGLKCGELSDRHWLIIYEDGQMVTARQQPRLVLVSLKCEGGQLCLDGPDMETLRVPLPKSNNAVYNCRVFSEDTQGRDCGEEVSRWLTQYLQTDKPVRLVHYEPQLKTVRSCQREPLFPRDVKVAYPDAAPIMLLSEASVRDLNSRLQNDVTVSRFRPSIVVDDCEPFKEDTWDNIQIGQVQLKRIMGCGRCVFTTVDPETGIISRKEPLDTLKTYRQCDPAQKNIYKSAPIFGQYYIVKKTGILHVGDPVYKISY; this is encoded by the exons ATGGAAATCAAAGAGATTTTGACGAAAGTGTTTGACACGAACAAAAAAGTTGTTATTTACGTTTCAGCTGCAAGCCTTGCTTTGCTCGGGCTTGGACTTGGGTACAAGTATTTGCGAAAACCGAAGTTAACTCCAGTCGGAGTTATTTCGCAGCTGATCATTCATCCACTGAAATCAGGAAAAGGAGTTTTAGTTGACGCGGCAGAATGTCAACTTATGGGACTAAAATGCGGCGAACTCAGCGATCG CCACTGGCTAATCATCTACGAGGACGGTCAGATGGTCACGGCCCGACAGCAACCCCGCTTGGTGCTTGTGTCACTGAAGTGTGAGGGGGGACAGCTTTGTCTAGATGGACCGGACATGGAGACATTGCGAGTCCCCCTTCCGAAATCAAACAATGCCGTCTATAACTGCAG AGTGTTTAGCGAAGACACGCAAGGCCGGGATTGTGGAGAAGAGGTGTCTCGCTGGCTCACGCAGTATCTTCAGACAGACAAGCCCGTTCGTCTGGTGCACTATGAACCCCAGCTGAAAACCGTTAGGTCTTGTCAGAGAGAGCCTCTTTTCCCACGAGATGTGAAG GTGGCCTATCCAGATGCTGCTCCTATCATGTTACTGTCGGAGGCCTCAGTGCGGGACTTGAACAGCAGGCTTCAGAATGATGTCACGGTGTCTCGATTCCGGCCTAGTATTGTGGTCGACGATTGTGAGCCCTTTAAAGAG GACACATGGGATAATATACAGATTGGCCAAGTGCAGCTGAAACGAATAATGGGCTGTGGAAG GTGTGTTTTCACCACCGTTGACCCTGAAACTGGAATTATCAGCAGGAAAGAGCCTTTGGACACACTGAAAAC cTATCGGCAGTGTGATCCTGCACAGAAGAACATATATAAAAGTGCACCAATATTTGGCCAGTATTATATTGTCAAGAAAACTGGAATACTTCATGTTGGTGATCCTGTTTATAAGATAAGTTACTAA